One Candidatus Devosia phytovorans genomic window carries:
- a CDS encoding response regulator gives MPKTVMIVEDNELNMKLFNDLLESRGYAVIQTRNGMEALDLARAHRPDLILMDIQLPEVSGLVVTKWLKDDDDLAHIPVIAVTAFAMKGDEERILQGGCEGYISKPISVPHFLETIARYIGPA, from the coding sequence ATGCCAAAGACAGTCATGATCGTTGAGGACAATGAGCTCAACATGAAGCTCTTCAATGATCTGTTGGAATCGCGTGGCTATGCCGTGATCCAGACCCGCAACGGGATGGAAGCACTCGACCTGGCGCGCGCCCATCGCCCGGACCTGATCCTGATGGATATCCAGCTGCCGGAAGTGTCTGGCCTGGTGGTAACCAAGTGGCTCAAGGACGACGACGACCTCGCCCATATTCCGGTGATCGCCGTGACGGCCTTTGCCATGAAGGGCGACGAAGAGCGGATTCTGCAAGGCGGATGTGAAGGTTACATCAGCAAGCCGATCTCCGTACCTCACTTTCTGGAAACTATTGCCCGCTACATTGGCCCGGCCTGA
- a CDS encoding endo alpha-1,4 polygalactosaminidase, giving the protein MSTRSSSKASILRNLTAGLLTLILCSPALAQTVTLPPAGGQYDSQLGGAYPPPAGTEIVSRDRADPIAPRLYNICYVNAFQTQPQETAWWLANHPDLLLRNGDTLVEDPNWPGEIFLDTSTVEKRDALAAIVGEWIDQCARDGFDAIEADNLDTYSRSHNLLNLYDNLAFAPLLIDRAHGLSMAFGQKNGAEIQEVVQHAGFDFVITESCQVYDECGTYIAAYGPHVLEIEYTDTDASHFAAACAAQGEKISVIRRDRNLTIPGEPSYFYQTC; this is encoded by the coding sequence ATATCGACCAGATCGTCTTCGAAGGCTTCGATCCTGCGTAACCTAACCGCCGGGCTGCTCACCCTCATCCTCTGCAGTCCGGCCCTCGCCCAGACGGTCACCCTGCCCCCCGCCGGTGGCCAATATGATTCCCAGCTCGGTGGCGCCTACCCGCCACCGGCCGGGACCGAGATCGTCAGCCGCGACCGCGCCGACCCGATCGCGCCACGCCTCTACAACATCTGCTACGTCAACGCCTTCCAGACCCAGCCACAGGAAACCGCTTGGTGGCTCGCCAACCATCCCGACCTGCTGCTGCGCAATGGCGACACCCTGGTCGAGGATCCGAACTGGCCCGGCGAGATTTTTCTCGACACCAGCACCGTCGAAAAACGCGATGCACTGGCGGCGATCGTCGGCGAATGGATCGATCAATGTGCGCGCGATGGCTTTGACGCGATCGAGGCGGACAACCTCGACACCTATTCGAGATCACACAACTTGCTGAATTTGTATGACAACCTGGCCTTTGCCCCCCTGCTGATCGACCGCGCGCATGGCCTGAGCATGGCCTTCGGACAGAAGAACGGAGCCGAGATCCAAGAAGTCGTCCAGCATGCTGGCTTCGACTTCGTCATCACCGAATCCTGCCAAGTCTATGACGAATGCGGCACCTACATCGCCGCCTATGGCCCGCATGTGCTGGAGATCGAATACACCGACACCGACGCCAGCCATTTCGCTGCAGCATGTGCCGCACAGGGCGAGAAAATCTCCGTGATCCGCCGCGACAGGAACCTTACAATTCCGGGCGAACCGTCCTATTTCTATCAGACCTGTTGA
- a CDS encoding proline--tRNA ligase, whose protein sequence is MRLSRYFLPVLRDVPKEAEIVSHRLMLRAGMIRQQASGLYSWLPLGYKVLMKVQKIIEEEQNRSGAIELLMPTIQSADLWRESGRYDAYGKEMLRIEDRHEREFLYGPTNEEMITDIFRSYVKSYKDLPLNLYHIQWKFRDEVRPRFGAMRSREFLMKDAYSFDLTKEAAVAAYERMFVAYLRTYARMGLTAIPMRADTGPIGGDLSHEWIILAETGESQVFCHRDLLDKPIPGKDVDFRGDLKPIFNDWTSLYAATEEMVDQGEYEAQVPEDKRVSARGIEVGHIFYFGTKYSEPMKASVTGQDGKETTVHMGSYGIGLTRVVPAIIEASHDENGIVWPVSVAPFEAVLINLKAGDADCDAACDKLYGELTAGGLDMLYDDRDQPAGSKFATADLVGIPYQIILGPRGLKAGEAEIKHRKSGERETLPIADAVARLKSLIEPQRKNDI, encoded by the coding sequence ATGCGTCTGTCACGCTATTTTCTGCCTGTCCTGCGCGACGTGCCCAAGGAAGCCGAGATTGTCTCGCATCGCCTGATGTTGCGCGCAGGCATGATCCGGCAGCAGGCCTCGGGCCTCTACTCCTGGTTGCCGCTCGGCTACAAAGTGCTGATGAAGGTGCAGAAGATCATCGAGGAGGAGCAGAATCGCTCCGGCGCGATCGAACTGCTGATGCCAACGATCCAGTCCGCAGACCTGTGGCGCGAATCCGGGCGCTACGATGCCTATGGCAAGGAAATGCTGCGCATCGAGGATCGGCACGAGCGCGAATTCCTCTATGGTCCCACCAATGAGGAAATGATCACCGATATTTTCCGGTCCTATGTGAAGTCCTACAAGGACCTGCCGCTCAACCTCTACCACATCCAGTGGAAGTTCCGCGACGAGGTGCGTCCGCGCTTTGGCGCCATGCGCTCTCGCGAATTCCTGATGAAGGATGCCTATTCCTTCGATCTGACCAAGGAAGCCGCGGTTGCCGCCTACGAGCGCATGTTCGTGGCCTATCTGCGCACCTATGCCCGCATGGGCCTGACGGCGATCCCGATGCGTGCCGACACGGGCCCGATCGGCGGCGACCTCAGCCATGAATGGATCATTCTGGCGGAGACCGGCGAAAGCCAGGTGTTCTGCCACCGTGATCTGTTGGACAAGCCGATTCCCGGCAAGGATGTAGACTTCCGCGGCGACCTCAAGCCTATCTTCAACGACTGGACGTCGCTCTATGCCGCGACCGAGGAAATGGTCGACCAGGGCGAATACGAGGCTCAGGTCCCCGAGGACAAGCGGGTTTCTGCGCGCGGTATCGAGGTCGGCCATATTTTCTACTTCGGGACCAAGTATTCCGAACCCATGAAGGCCAGCGTCACCGGCCAGGATGGCAAGGAAACCACCGTGCATATGGGCTCCTACGGCATTGGGCTGACTCGCGTCGTGCCGGCCATCATCGAGGCGAGCCACGACGAGAACGGCATTGTCTGGCCGGTATCGGTCGCGCCTTTCGAAGCAGTCCTGATCAACCTCAAGGCCGGCGATGCCGATTGCGACGCCGCCTGCGACAAGCTCTATGGCGAGTTGACGGCGGGCGGTCTCGACATGCTCTACGATGACCGCGACCAGCCCGCAGGCTCCAAGTTCGCCACGGCAGATCTCGTTGGCATTCCCTATCAGATCATCCTTGGGCCACGCGGCCTCAAGGCTGGCGAAGCCGAGATCAAGCATCGCAAGAGCGGCGAGCGCGAAACGCTGCCGATCGCCGATGCCGTGGCCCGTCTCAAGAGCCTGATCGAACCGCAGCGAAAGAACGACATTTGA
- a CDS encoding HIT family protein: protein MSYDPSNIFAKILRGEIPAHKVYEDDIALVMMDIFPQSRGHILVIPKAASRNLLDADPAALSAVIPLIQRLSIALKAATQADGIRLAQFNEAPAGQTVFHLHFHLIPVYEGVELGAHGGGKADDTELAALAKDIAAAL from the coding sequence ATGAGCTACGATCCATCCAATATCTTCGCCAAGATCCTGCGCGGCGAAATCCCGGCCCATAAGGTCTATGAGGATGATATCGCACTGGTAATGATGGATATTTTCCCGCAGTCGCGCGGCCATATCCTCGTCATCCCCAAGGCTGCATCGCGCAACCTGCTTGATGCCGATCCCGCGGCCCTGTCAGCCGTCATCCCACTGATCCAGAGGCTGTCGATAGCTTTAAAGGCCGCGACCCAAGCCGACGGCATTCGCCTGGCGCAGTTCAACGAAGCGCCGGCCGGCCAGACGGTCTTCCATCTGCATTTCCACCTGATCCCGGTCTATGAGGGTGTCGAATTGGGCGCGCATGGCGGTGGCAAGGCCGACGACACCGAACTGGCGGCCCTGGCCAAGGACATCGCTGCTGCGCTCTAG
- a CDS encoding GNAT family N-acetyltransferase produces the protein MPAAVWNSLVPSTDGVVDNPFLDHAFFLALEESDCATARTGWQPQHIVLSDDDDKPLGLMPLFLKSHSMGEYVFDHGWADALDRAGGSYYPKLQCSVPFTPATAPKFLVPSGDLAIEAALLSTAQQLAAQRHASSVHATFVPESEAETTEALGWLKRMDTQFHWHNQGFSSFDDFLETLSSRKRKTIRRERRDALADGLTVKWLTGADLREEHWDAFFDFYEDTGSRKWGRPYLNRKFFSLLNESMADRIVLMLAYDGPIPIAGALNFVGKDRIFGRNWGCTRDVPFLHFELCYYQAIDYAIAHKLAVVEAGAQGEHKLARGYSPATTWSVHWLAHPGLREAVADYLEHERASVEHNNEVLEQFTPFRKGKRTDR, from the coding sequence ATTCCCGCTGCCGTGTGGAACAGTCTTGTCCCGTCGACCGATGGTGTCGTCGATAACCCATTCCTGGATCACGCTTTTTTCCTGGCATTGGAAGAGTCCGACTGCGCCACGGCGCGCACCGGCTGGCAGCCGCAGCACATTGTTCTCAGCGATGACGATGACAAACCGCTCGGCTTGATGCCGCTGTTTTTGAAGTCCCATTCCATGGGCGAGTATGTTTTCGACCACGGCTGGGCGGATGCCTTGGACCGGGCTGGCGGCAGCTATTATCCCAAGCTGCAATGCTCGGTGCCCTTCACGCCCGCGACGGCGCCAAAATTCCTGGTGCCCTCCGGGGACTTAGCGATCGAAGCGGCGCTGCTCTCGACCGCCCAGCAACTCGCTGCCCAGCGCCACGCCTCTTCCGTCCACGCCACTTTCGTCCCCGAATCTGAGGCCGAAACCACCGAAGCACTCGGCTGGCTCAAGCGCATGGACACGCAATTTCACTGGCACAACCAGGGATTTAGCAGTTTCGACGACTTCCTCGAAACCCTGTCCTCGCGCAAGCGCAAGACCATCCGCCGCGAGCGTCGCGACGCCCTGGCCGATGGTCTGACGGTCAAATGGCTGACCGGCGCCGACCTGCGCGAAGAGCATTGGGACGCCTTTTTCGACTTCTACGAAGACACCGGTTCGCGCAAGTGGGGCCGCCCCTATCTCAACCGCAAGTTCTTCTCGTTGCTCAATGAATCCATGGCCGACCGCATCGTGCTGATGCTCGCCTATGACGGTCCGATACCCATCGCCGGTGCCCTCAACTTTGTCGGCAAGGACCGTATCTTCGGCCGCAACTGGGGCTGCACCCGCGACGTGCCCTTCCTCCATTTCGAGCTCTGCTACTATCAGGCCATCGACTACGCCATTGCCCACAAGCTGGCCGTCGTCGAAGCCGGCGCACAGGGCGAACACAAGCTGGCCCGCGGCTATTCCCCCGCCACGACCTGGTCTGTCCACTGGCTGGCCCACCCCGGCCTGCGCGAGGCCGTGGCTGACTACCTCGAACATGAACGCGCCTCGGTCGAGCATAATAATGAAGTGCTTGAGCAGTTTACGCCCTTCCGAAAGGGCAAGCGGACCGACCGCTAG
- the rpmG gene encoding 50S ribosomal protein L33, translating into MAKAASVKIKLVSTADTGYYYVTKKNARTQTEKLSYNKYDPVVRKHVEFKEAKIK; encoded by the coding sequence ATGGCCAAAGCCGCTTCCGTCAAGATCAAGCTCGTGTCGACGGCTGATACTGGCTACTACTACGTCACCAAGAAGAACGCCCGCACCCAGACCGAGAAGCTCTCGTACAACAAGTACGACCCGGTTGTGCGCAAGCATGTCGAGTTCAAGGAAGCCAAGATCAAGTAA
- a CDS encoding ABC transporter ATP-binding protein: MNKPHLVLRDVHRHYGEGDTIVRVLEAANLTVQSGELVALVAPSGAGKSTLLHLSGLLESPQGGEIEIIGTPTSKLGDRGRTQLRRSTVGYVYQFHHLLPEFTALENVSMPQLIAGKSPAEADKRSMELLDLLGVGPRASHRPAELSGGEQQRVAIARAAANHPKVILADEPTGNLDPETSDIVFGALANLIKNEGAAALIATHNHDLARRADRIVTLKGGLVVDHTL, translated from the coding sequence ATGAATAAGCCCCATCTGGTCCTGCGGGACGTGCATCGCCACTATGGCGAGGGTGACACCATTGTTCGGGTGCTGGAGGCGGCAAACCTGACCGTCCAGAGCGGGGAACTGGTGGCGCTGGTCGCGCCTTCAGGCGCCGGTAAATCGACGCTGCTGCACCTCTCCGGCCTGCTGGAAAGCCCGCAGGGCGGCGAGATTGAGATCATCGGGACGCCGACCAGCAAGCTGGGCGATCGCGGCCGGACGCAGCTGCGTCGTTCCACGGTGGGCTATGTTTATCAGTTCCACCACCTGCTGCCCGAGTTTACCGCGCTCGAAAATGTTTCGATGCCACAGTTGATTGCCGGCAAGTCGCCGGCCGAGGCGGACAAGCGCTCGATGGAATTGCTCGATCTCCTGGGTGTCGGTCCCCGCGCCAGCCACCGACCGGCCGAGTTGTCGGGTGGCGAGCAGCAGCGCGTGGCCATCGCCCGGGCGGCGGCCAACCATCCCAAGGTGATCCTGGCGGATGAGCCGACGGGCAATCTGGATCCGGAAACCAGCGATATCGTTTTCGGAGCCCTGGCCAACCTGATCAAGAACGAGGGCGCAGCGGCGCTGATTGCCACGCATAACCATGACCTGGCGCGGCGTGCCGATCGGATCGTGACGCTCAAGGGTGGATTGGTGGTCGATCACACATTGTGA
- a CDS encoding ABC transporter permease produces the protein MIAGRYLRARRKEAFISVIASLTMVGVAIGVATLIVVMSVMNGFRAELLTKILGLNGHFTAYPIEREFTDYKETIASLENIAGVGFAVYFVEGQVLAAGQGTSTGATVRGMDAENLAKLTLLENSVEQGGFDQWDENSGIAIGYRLAQNLGVSLGDQIKLINPDGPMTPFGSTVQTRSYPITAIFDLGMVEFDSLFIYMPLDAAQDYFKMFDEVLKPGMELPQPGPLDPPLSNEEIAEYYTRIGKVSAAEVFIDNPDDVNVMRERLQSDPDTRPLILTDWQQRNETFFSALQVERVVMFTILSMIILVAAFNIISSLIMLVKDKSADIAVLRTMGATRGAIMRIFSITGTAIGVIGTLTGVTLGLIVAANAETLRAFVSNTLGVAIFPPEVFFLSSLPSKTDPVEVTVVVCVALGLSFLATLYPAWRAAQYDPVEALRYE, from the coding sequence ATGATCGCCGGGCGCTATCTGCGTGCCCGGCGCAAGGAAGCCTTCATCTCGGTGATCGCCAGCCTCACCATGGTTGGCGTGGCGATTGGCGTGGCGACATTGATCGTGGTCATGTCGGTGATGAACGGCTTTCGCGCCGAGCTGCTGACCAAGATCCTTGGCCTCAACGGGCATTTTACCGCCTATCCGATTGAGCGCGAATTCACCGATTACAAGGAAACCATTGCCTCGCTGGAGAATATCGCCGGCGTGGGTTTTGCGGTCTATTTCGTCGAGGGGCAGGTGCTGGCTGCCGGGCAGGGGACCTCTACCGGCGCCACCGTGCGCGGCATGGATGCCGAAAACCTCGCAAAGCTGACGCTGCTGGAAAACAGTGTCGAGCAGGGCGGCTTTGACCAGTGGGACGAGAATTCCGGCATCGCCATCGGCTACCGCCTGGCACAAAACCTCGGCGTCTCCTTGGGTGACCAGATCAAGCTGATCAACCCCGATGGGCCGATGACGCCGTTTGGCTCAACGGTTCAAACGCGCAGCTATCCGATCACGGCGATCTTTGATCTCGGCATGGTCGAGTTCGACAGCCTGTTCATCTACATGCCGCTCGATGCCGCGCAGGACTATTTCAAGATGTTCGACGAGGTCCTCAAGCCCGGCATGGAACTGCCGCAACCCGGACCGCTCGATCCGCCTCTGAGCAATGAAGAAATTGCCGAATATTACACGCGGATCGGCAAGGTTTCGGCGGCCGAGGTCTTCATCGACAATCCCGATGACGTCAATGTCATGCGCGAGCGGCTGCAGTCCGACCCGGACACGCGCCCGCTGATCCTTACCGACTGGCAGCAACGCAACGAGACCTTCTTTTCGGCGCTGCAGGTCGAACGCGTGGTGATGTTCACCATTCTCTCGATGATCATCCTGGTGGCCGCCTTCAACATCATTTCGAGCCTCATCATGCTGGTGAAGGACAAGAGCGCCGATATTGCCGTGCTGCGCACCATGGGGGCGACGCGCGGGGCGATCATGCGAATTTTCTCGATCACCGGCACCGCCATCGGCGTCATCGGGACGCTAACCGGCGTCACGCTGGGCCTGATCGTGGCTGCCAATGCCGAGACGCTGCGCGCCTTTGTCTCCAATACGCTGGGCGTGGCCATCTTCCCGCCGGAGGTGTTCTTTCTGTCGTCGCTGCCGTCCAAGACCGATCCGGTGGAAGTGACGGTGGTGGTCTGTGTGGCGTTGGGCCTCAGTTTCCTTGCCACACTTTATCCGGCCTGGCGCGCCGCTCAGTACGATCCGGTTGAGGCCCTGCGTTATGAATAA
- a CDS encoding PleD family two-component system response regulator, whose protein sequence is MTARILIVDDIPTNVRLLEARLSAEYYDVVTASSGPEALAILNSSDVDIVLLDVMMPDMDGFEVCRRIKANVRTQHVPVVMITALDQPSDRVNGLEAGADDFLTKPVDDVQLMARVKSLARLKSLTDELRARAMTGQQIAIEDAIRAMDKINTAGGSILIVDTDQRHAERLENYLRPEHDVDILTQPADAVFQVTGKHYELALVAMSLADFDPLRVCSQIRTLEHTRNLPIILVADAADKPRVVRALDLGVNDFISRPVERNELAARVKTQIRRQRYAMELRQSVTNTMALAVTDDMTGLYNRRYFDRHLGVMLGKAQSQDRDMALMILDIDHFKSVNDTYGHDIGDAVLKEFAARLKRNIRGVDLACRFGGEEFVVLMPDTDYQQAEMVAERVRQSISEREFEVSAGRPLAVTVSAGVTLNETTSDTPESLIKRADVALYRAKREGRNRVVFDAA, encoded by the coding sequence GTGACTGCACGCATTCTGATCGTTGACGATATTCCGACCAATGTCCGGCTGCTCGAGGCCCGGCTTTCGGCGGAATATTATGACGTGGTCACGGCATCGTCGGGGCCAGAGGCGCTGGCGATCCTGAATTCGTCGGATGTCGACATCGTGCTGCTGGACGTGATGATGCCGGACATGGACGGGTTTGAAGTCTGCCGCCGCATCAAGGCCAATGTGCGGACCCAGCATGTGCCGGTGGTGATGATAACGGCGCTGGACCAGCCCTCGGACCGGGTCAATGGGCTGGAAGCCGGGGCCGATGATTTCCTGACCAAGCCGGTGGATGACGTGCAGCTGATGGCGCGCGTCAAATCACTGGCACGCCTCAAGTCCCTGACCGATGAACTGCGGGCCCGCGCCATGACGGGGCAGCAGATCGCCATCGAGGATGCCATCCGCGCGATGGACAAGATCAACACCGCTGGTGGCTCGATCCTGATCGTCGATACCGATCAGCGCCATGCCGAGCGGCTGGAGAATTACCTGCGGCCCGAGCATGATGTCGATATCCTGACGCAGCCGGCCGATGCCGTGTTCCAGGTGACGGGCAAGCATTACGAACTGGCGCTGGTGGCGATGTCGCTGGCCGATTTCGATCCGCTGCGGGTGTGTTCCCAGATCCGCACGCTCGAGCATACGCGCAATCTGCCGATCATCCTGGTGGCCGACGCAGCGGACAAGCCGCGCGTGGTGCGGGCGCTGGACCTGGGCGTCAATGACTTCATCTCGCGCCCGGTGGAGCGCAACGAGCTGGCAGCGCGGGTGAAAACCCAGATCCGCCGGCAGCGCTATGCCATGGAGCTGCGCCAGAGCGTCACCAATACGATGGCGCTGGCCGTGACCGATGACATGACCGGGCTCTACAATCGCCGCTATTTCGACCGGCATCTCGGCGTCATGCTGGGCAAGGCGCAGAGCCAGGATCGCGACATGGCGCTGATGATTCTGGACATCGACCACTTCAAGTCCGTCAATGACACCTATGGTCATGATATCGGCGATGCGGTGCTGAAAGAGTTCGCAGCGCGGTTGAAGAGAAACATCCGCGGCGTTGATCTTGCTTGCCGATTCGGCGGCGAGGAATTCGTGGTGCTGATGCCCGATACCGATTATCAGCAGGCCGAAATGGTGGCCGAGCGCGTGCGCCAGTCGATCTCGGAGCGCGAGTTCGAGGTCAGTGCCGGGCGACCGCTGGCGGTCACGGTGTCGGCGGGCGTGACGCTGAACGAAACCACTTCGGACACGCCGGAATCGCTGATCAAGCGGGCGGACGTGGCGCTGTACCGGGCAAAACGCGAAGGCCGGAACCGCGTAGTGTTTGACGCGGCCTAA
- a CDS encoding glycerophosphodiester phosphodiesterase family protein yields the protein MTLFPDPIAHRGLHDRANGVIENSASAFEAAIAGGFAIECDVQLTADGVPVIFHDDDMQRLIGKDGLVADVASADILATPLLDSAAGDRPQKFADFLTQIAGRALLQIELKAQRDAHGTQLLARSVAELLKSYNGPVTIESFDPKLLTAIRQFGFTGPRGIITYDYNRTDWQPELSEEQRYTLRNLLHWHETQFDFISCHQEALELPAIIFWRALGKPVTAWTIRTQAEAEKAKPHIDQIVFEGFDPA from the coding sequence ATGACCCTGTTTCCCGATCCCATCGCCCATCGTGGCCTGCATGACCGCGCCAATGGCGTGATCGAGAACAGCGCCAGCGCCTTCGAAGCCGCCATTGCCGGCGGCTTCGCCATCGAATGTGACGTCCAGCTCACCGCCGATGGCGTGCCGGTGATCTTTCACGACGACGACATGCAGCGCCTCATCGGCAAGGACGGCCTCGTCGCCGATGTGGCATCGGCCGATATCCTTGCGACGCCGCTGCTCGACAGCGCTGCCGGTGACCGTCCGCAGAAGTTTGCCGACTTCCTCACCCAGATCGCCGGCCGCGCCCTGCTGCAGATCGAGCTCAAGGCCCAGCGCGATGCCCATGGCACCCAATTGCTCGCCCGTTCGGTCGCCGAACTGCTCAAGAGTTACAACGGTCCGGTGACGATCGAGTCCTTCGATCCGAAGCTGCTCACCGCTATCCGCCAGTTCGGCTTCACCGGTCCGCGCGGCATCATCACCTATGACTACAACCGTACCGACTGGCAGCCCGAGCTCAGCGAAGAGCAGCGCTATACGCTGCGCAACCTGCTGCACTGGCACGAAACCCAGTTCGACTTCATCTCCTGCCACCAGGAAGCGCTCGAACTGCCCGCCATCATCTTCTGGCGCGCCCTCGGCAAACCGGTCACCGCATGGACGATTCGGACGCAGGCCGAAGCGGAAAAGGCCAAACCCCATATCGACCAGATCGTCTTCGAAGGCTTCGATCCTGCGTAA
- a CDS encoding DUF3572 family protein: MLRSEKAEPSVAPLADACLGYLAENPDELLAFMQYAGLDPDALRSSVGSPALQRGLIDYFASNEPILLALCANSGTSPEQFMRVWAKLNPSG, from the coding sequence TTGCTGCGTTCCGAGAAAGCCGAGCCCTCGGTTGCTCCTTTGGCCGATGCCTGCCTTGGCTATCTGGCCGAAAATCCCGACGAGCTTTTGGCCTTCATGCAGTACGCCGGCCTCGATCCCGATGCATTGCGCTCGTCCGTCGGCTCCCCCGCCCTGCAACGTGGCCTCATCGATTATTTTGCCTCAAACGAACCGATTCTGCTCGCCCTCTGCGCAAATTCGGGCACCTCGCCCGAACAGTTCATGCGCGTCTGGGCCAAGCTCAATCCCTCGGGATAG
- a CDS encoding DNA polymerase IV has product MGFDWLCRDCLTHATGASVPSRCPACGSPRLRSHEELFSLTIAHVDCDAFYASVEKRDDPSLRDKPLIIGGGVRGVVSTCCYIARQSGVRSAMPMFKATQLCPDAVIIKPNMSKYVEVSRQIRVHMDALTPLVEPLSIDEAFLDLTGTATLHKAPPALVLARFAKAIETEIGVSISVGLSHNKFLAKLASDLDKPRGFAVIGEAETVSFLAPKPISMIYGVGKVFAETLRKDGLVTIGQLQDEPPENLMRRYGETGARLARLSRGEDSRRISSDSEMKTISSENTFNTDISSIEQLSTELLKVTERLSERLKAKNVVGDTVTLKLKSAGFRLRTRARHLMIPTQLANVIYETGLSLLEREIDGTAFRLIGIGVSGIDVADGSDPADLLEPAIARKAAAERAMDRVRNRFGREAVVRGKLYQHKPASTPAEPDDQNEGKTR; this is encoded by the coding sequence ATGGGCTTCGACTGGCTTTGCCGTGATTGTCTGACCCATGCCACCGGCGCATCCGTGCCGTCGCGCTGCCCTGCCTGCGGCTCGCCGCGGCTGCGCAGCCACGAAGAGCTGTTCAGCCTCACCATTGCCCATGTCGACTGTGACGCCTTCTATGCCTCGGTCGAAAAACGCGACGATCCGAGCCTGCGCGACAAGCCGCTGATTATCGGCGGCGGCGTGCGCGGCGTCGTCTCGACCTGCTGCTATATCGCCCGCCAGTCCGGCGTCCGCTCGGCCATGCCCATGTTCAAAGCCACCCAGCTTTGCCCCGATGCGGTGATCATCAAGCCCAACATGAGCAAATATGTCGAGGTCAGCCGTCAGATTCGCGTCCATATGGATGCGCTGACGCCGCTGGTCGAGCCTCTGTCCATCGACGAAGCCTTCCTCGATCTCACCGGCACGGCAACCCTCCACAAGGCGCCGCCCGCCTTGGTGCTGGCGCGCTTCGCCAAAGCCATCGAAACCGAGATCGGCGTTTCCATTTCCGTCGGCCTCAGCCACAACAAGTTTCTCGCCAAGCTCGCTTCCGACCTCGACAAGCCGCGCGGCTTTGCCGTCATCGGCGAGGCCGAAACCGTTTCGTTTCTCGCGCCCAAGCCGATCAGCATGATCTATGGCGTCGGCAAGGTGTTTGCCGAGACCCTGCGCAAGGATGGGCTGGTCACCATTGGCCAGTTGCAGGACGAGCCGCCGGAAAACCTGATGCGCCGCTATGGCGAAACCGGCGCGCGCCTTGCCCGGCTGTCGCGCGGCGAAGACAGTCGTCGCATTTCTTCCGACAGCGAGATGAAGACCATCTCCTCGGAAAACACCTTCAACACAGATATTTCCAGCATTGAACAGCTGTCCACCGAGCTGCTGAAAGTCACCGAGCGCCTGTCAGAGCGGCTCAAGGCCAAGAATGTCGTGGGCGACACGGTGACGCTCAAGCTCAAGTCTGCCGGTTTCCGCTTGCGCACGCGCGCCCGGCACCTGATGATCCCCACGCAGCTGGCCAATGTGATTTACGAAACTGGCCTGTCGCTCCTCGAACGCGAGATCGATGGCACAGCTTTCCGGCTGATCGGAATCGGCGTTTCGGGTATCGATGTCGCCGACGGCAGCGATCCGGCAGACCTGCTGGAACCAGCCATTGCCCGTAAGGCGGCCGCGGAACGTGCCATGGACCGTGTCCGCAACCGTTTCGGCCGCGAGGCCGTGGTGCGCGGCAAGCTCTATCAACACAAGCCGGCGTCCACGCCGGCCGAACCAGACGACCAGAACGAAGGCAAGACCAGATGA
- a CDS encoding RidA family protein, with translation MTSPIEKLREYGYELPAPKAPVASYVPVTRTGNIIYVSGQISADANGVVTGRLGDNMNVVQGGNAAELAAINVLSQIVHMGGVPLEEIKRILKVTVLVASTPEFTEQHLVANGCSNLLVGILGDKGKHARAAFGVASLPFGAAVEIEAVVEV, from the coding sequence ATGACCAGTCCGATCGAAAAACTCCGCGAATATGGCTACGAACTGCCCGCCCCCAAGGCCCCGGTCGCCAGCTATGTGCCGGTCACCCGCACCGGCAACATCATCTATGTCTCGGGCCAGATTTCCGCTGACGCCAATGGTGTCGTGACGGGCCGTCTCGGCGACAACATGAACGTCGTCCAGGGTGGCAATGCCGCCGAACTGGCCGCCATCAACGTGCTGTCGCAGATCGTCCACATGGGCGGCGTGCCGCTCGAAGAGATCAAGCGCATCCTCAAGGTCACCGTTCTCGTGGCCTCGACCCCCGAATTCACCGAACAGCATCTCGTCGCCAACGGCTGCTCCAACCTTTTGGTCGGCATCCTCGGTGACAAGGGCAAGCATGCCCGCGCCGCCTTCGGCGTCGCCTCCCTGCCCTTCGGCGCCGCGGTGGAGATCGAAGCGGTGGTGGAGGTCTAA